The genomic DNA GTGTCTTCGGCTGCCTGTGTTATCCATGGCTCCGTCCTTACCGACGTCACAAGCTCGAGGCACGCTCTGCATCTTGTGTGTTCGTCAGTTATTCACTCACGCAAAGCGCCTATTTGTGTCTGGATGTTGCTGGTGGTCGACTGTACGTTTCCCGTCATGTGCAATTCGTTGAAACGTCCTTTCCGTTTGCTATGCCGACTGCTCCATCGCCACCGTCAATGCCTATGGCGCATTCTTCTCCCGAGTTCTCTAGTGTGATTTTGGTCCCCCCCGTCATCAGTGGTCGCCTCACCTCCATCTTCAGTATCGCCACCTCCGAGCTCTGTTCTCCGGCCTGAGTCGCCACTGCCATCATCGTCCTCATCACAGATTTCACCGGACagaacctcctcctcctctactaCTGCGGTCACATCTTCTCGGTCGACTGATTGCTCTCACGAGCTTCGAACAAAACGGGCCCAAGATCACTTCGATTCTGAAGCCCATTCACCAGTTCCATATGTTATTGGCTCATCGCTTCTTCTTGAAGGATCTAGGACCATTGAGTTATTTCTTGGGTATTGAGGCTACAGGAACATCCAGAGGTCTTCACTTAATGTAACGGAAGTACATCACCAATCTTCTAGCCAAAACGAATATGCTCGATGCAAACTTATTCCTACGCTAATGTCGACCTCTACGAAGCTAACAGTGTTGTCAGGTAAGCCTCTCATTGATGCTACCAAGTATCGCATGGTGGTTGGCAGTTTGCAATACTTGGCCTTTACGCGACCGGACATTGCTTTTCCGGTAAATCGACTATCTCAATTCATGCATAAACCGACTAATGCACATTGGCAGGCTGCTAAGAGGGTTCTTCGATATCTGGCTGGCATTAGAACTCTTGGTATTTTTCTCCGCAGTGATGCTCCCCTTACGGTTCACGCATTCTCCGATGCTGATTGGGGAAGAGACAAAGCAACCTATGTCTCCACATATGCGTATATTATTTACTTTGGGGGCAGTCCAGTATCATGGTCTTCGAATAAGCAGAGGAATGTATCTAGATCATCCACAGAGGCAGAATACCGTGCTGTTGCTAATACGGTATCTGAACTACGATGGATATGCTCCTTGTTGAATGAAATGGGAGATGTACTTCCGTTGCATTAAGTGAAGACTTCTGGATGTTCTTGTAGCCTCAATACCCAAGAAATAACTCAATGGTCCTAGATCCTTCAAGAAGAAGCGATGAGCCAATAACATATGGAACTGGTGAACCAAAGAAGTCGGACCTGTAATTAAATCAATGCTTAATCTGACTAATCAATCTTATACGTACTGCAATATACTCAATGttaatatatctaattatctacATACGCAGAAACTGACTGATTCGTTGAAGATCTTATTTTGTCATTCAAACAACtaaaaatcatctcatctatcTTCTTGGGAACATTCAAGACTCAAGAGGATCATATAAGCTAAGTTGTGATTAAACATGACAAATATTCTAAGAGTTGAAGTGCATATAATTAATCTTATGTGTATGTTAAGAGTatttatatactgtatatggttAATCTGATGTGTGTTAAAAGTCAATTAGATTTTGGTATGTAATATCATtttatcatttagtttagataaACCAATAAATCATGTATGTTAaagttcaaaataataatataaagaaatattaagTTAATTGgataaaaattgaatttaatcattctaatattgtatttttcattttaaagtaaaacacacaaaaaatggaaaatggTAGTAagtttgtaaaaataattttttattacttgatgagtatatatattagtaaaactTACTTAggtattattttgtaaattttaatgtATGTAGCAAAAaacttgaaatatatatatactaaaactCTCATGAAGTAATCGAAGATTGATTTCCATAAgctcattattatatatatatatatatatatatatatatatattgaatcatt from Camelina sativa cultivar DH55 chromosome 7, Cs, whole genome shotgun sequence includes the following:
- the LOC109125461 gene encoding uncharacterized protein LOC109125461, whose translation is MSTSTKLTVLSGKPLIDATKYRMVVGSLQYLAFTRPDIAFPVNRLSQFMHKPTNAHWQAAKRVLRYLAGIRTLGIFLRSDAPLTVHAFSDADWGRDKATYVSTYAYIIYFGGSPVSWSSNKQRNVSRSSTEAEYRAVANTPQYPRNNSMVLDPSRRSDEPITYGTGEPKKSDL